From the genome of Sporomusa sphaeroides DSM 2875:
GCTGGGCCAGTTCTCCAACATTAACACCCTGCCCATCTATGGCGGCCAGGATATTCAACGCCAAATTAAAGCCCTGCAGCGCAAGCCGCAAATTATTGTAGCAACCCCCGGCCGGTTGATGGACCACATGGAGCGCCGCACCATTAAGCTGACCGATGTGAGAATGGTGGTGCTGGACGAAGCCGATGAAATGCTCAACATGGGCTTTATTGAGGACATTGAGAAAATCTTAAGCGCCACCCCGGATTCCCGTCAGACTCTGCTCTTTTCCGCAACTATGCCCAGACAAATACAAAATCTGGCGCAAAAATTCCTGAAAGAGCCTGCTCTCATCAGCGTTAAAGCCAAAGAAGTCACTGTGCCGCTCATCGAGCAGTATTATATGGAGTTGCAGGACAGGCAGAAGTTTGATGTGCTTTGCCGGCTCCTGGATATCCAGTCCCCTGAACTTGCCATTGTTTTCGGCCGCACCAAACGCCGGGTGGACGAACTGTTTGAAGCTTTAAAGAAACGCGGCTATTCTGCCGAAGGCATTCATGGTGATCTGACTCAGCCTAAGCGGGATGCCGTCATCAGACAGTTCCGCGAAGGCACGATTGATATCCTGGTAGCTACCGACGTAGCTGCCAGGGGCCTTGATGTCAGCGGTGTTACCCATGTATATAATTTCGATATCCCGCAAGACCCGGAAAGCTATGTCCACCGGGTAGGCCGTACAGGCCGGGCAGGTCAAACCGGCTCAGCCATGACTTTTGTCATCCCCCGGGAGCTTGAGCACCTGCGTTCTATTGAACGGCTCACCAAGCGCAAGATTGTACGGATGCCTGTACCTACCCTGAGTGAAGCCATTGAGGGTCAGCAGCGGCTGGCTGTGGAAAAACTGCTTAATCAAATTGAAGAAGGAAACCTCGAGTCGTACCGCGGCCGGGCTGAAGACCTGCTGGCCGAAACAGATTCGGTGTCCCTGATATCGGCAGCACTCAAATTGCTCACCAAAGAACCTGACACCACGCCTATCAAAATTACGGAAGAAGCGCCCCTGCGCTCCCGTTCTTTTGGCGGCAGAAGAAAACCGCCGGAAAATAGAAAAGGCGCGCCTAGCGGCAAGCCCCGCTATAAATCGGGCGGCTTTAAAAAATAGGCAAGTACCGTTCAGTATGTGACGGTTCCATAGTTTAAGTACAATGCCTCGTATCTTTTGGCTATATTATTATCGCCAATGGATGCGAGGCATTCTTCTTCCATTATTAACTACCGTTCTTTATTCAGTAAACATGCGCACAAGGGGACGATTCAAGAACCATCCCCTTGTGTTCCAAGCAAACTGAACATCCCTGCTTTTCCGCCTGTGCCTAACTTCGATGACGTACTTCTATAATACATATTTCTTTTGCAAGTTCATTTAATTTTTCGGATATATTGACAATATGATTTTTATCTAAATTTGCATCCCACTCATCTAATAACAGTAGTTGAAGCTTTTCCCTTTTTTTTATCTCCTCTAATGAGGCTATGATCTTTTCACCAGTGGATAAGCTTTTATTGGAACTGAACTCAAAAAACATATCAGAATGAGGTGGTAAAAGGAAAGCTTTTTCGCCTAACTGTTCCTTAATTAGGGCAAGAAGCGACGATTTTCCTGTACCATTGTCTCCTCGTAACGTAATTCTTCCCGGACTATAGTCTTGAGTGATATCTTGTATGGAATTAATAGAATCAATATGAATAACCGTATTGTCTTTTTCAGCCTTAATACGATTCCATGAAATAGTGCCGGCATTTATAGGTTCTGTGATAATCAAGGCTGATTGCAATCCCTCAAGACGCGTTTTTAAAGTATTCCAACGCGATGCATAAGCTACAATTGCAGTCACATGAAAAATTGTTATAATTTGTCGTGGAAATGTAGCAATAAGCATACCTAGAAATACTTCATTACCTATATTCTGATATATTAACCACACCCAGGTACCAATTACCGGAAATAAGACCAGAAACATTGAAATTATGGTTGTCAGTTCACTAAAAAACACAGATTTCAAAGCTGAATGATTCGCGTTTCTATGTTTATCACTGAAATAATTTTTCCATAAATGGATATTTAATTGATTGCCAATTAAAATTGAGTCCCAGGCTGGTAATAATGATTGCATCATAGCTGTTCGGTCTGCTTGAGCATGTCTGGCAGATGAAGTTACCAACGGTTTTAGAATTTTAACAGAAATAGTAATTAAAGGAATGGTTACGGCATAGGCAAGTATCAACCTTTTATCAATAATAAAACCAAGAATTCCTATGTTAAATACAATATTAAAAAACGTAGTGAATACATTTATAATAAACCCAACAAATTCATTGATTACCAACCATGCCTCATTATTTAAATATGGTTGTCGTTCCTGTTTGAACTCGATATTAGTTCTTAATCCGGCTCTTCCCCTAAAAGAAACTGTAAAAATATCAACATACTTTTTAAAAGAACTAAAAATAGCTTTGCTCTGAAAGTAGACCGTTCCGGGACCTGGAATATAGATTAAACACAGCGATAATATAAATAGGACTAGCCATAATGAAATATCTTGTTTTAATATGACTGCCTGACTCAATTTGGCTATCCATAAGGTTGAAGATGCGAATATTGATTGTAGAATAAGAATGCATAGTATCATTAAATAAAAACTCTTATTAAGAAAAATAAACATAATAAATCTTTTCATTTTAAACTTGTGCTCCTAACTAAATCATTAAAAGAATCTTTCCTTTAACAATTCTGCGCGAATTAGGATATTCACCGATTCCGTCTAATTCAATATTTATTTGACTAATTGTATAATGGCGGTTTTTGCCATATCAGATTATTGGTTAATATTTTGGTATTCTGTTATAATTTCCTTCCTGAAAATTCATTTTTTGTCTTTAATTCCAAATATTTCTGTTTATTGCCGGTTTGTTTAAAATTCCGATCAGTTTAAGACGCACAAGGGAACGGTTCTCTTGTGCTTTATGCCTGGCAGACAATAGCAAAACTAATACCTGTAAGCCTTGAAATTTTCTTACTAAAATGAAAGATGCGTAATCTTCTTAAAGATAATAGCTTACATTACTGCCCTAACCCAAAGGCGGGATTGCAACCCTAACGTTGCAATCCCGCCTTTTTTTGCCCATAAAATTACCGTTTTGCGATACATTTGAATTCTAAGTTTACTATGAAACCTTAAACTTACTGACAGTTGCCTTAAGGCTTTGGGCAATGGCAGCCAGACTCTGACTTGCCATGGACATTTCCGCCATAGATGCCGATTGCTCCTCAATTGCCGCGGAAATTGTCTGTGCTTCCCCGGCAGCCGCTTTACTAAGACTGTCTATCTCCTGCACAGACGATACAATGTGCCTGCTGTCATTGACCATCAGCTGAATTGCAGCCGATATTTCCTTTACCTGGGCGGATACCTGGGTTACTAAAGCGGCAATATCCCCAAAGGTACTCCCGGCAGTCTGTACAACCGCGGTTCCAATCTTGGCCTCCTGAGTACCTTCAACCATGGCAACAACAGCTTGATTGGTATCTCCTTGAATTTCACTGATTAGTTCAGCTATCTTTTTCGCCGCATCCTGTGACTGTTCCGCCAGTTTGCGAACTTCTTCGGCAACTACGGCAAAGCCGCGGCCTTGCTCGCCGGCTCTGGCAGCCTCAATGGCGGCATTTAGCGCCAGTAAATTTGTCTGACCGGCTATCCCTGATATGGTATCAACGATCTGCCCGATTTCCTTTGAACGCTCACCAAGTTTAGTAACTACGCCGGCAGAGTTGTTAACCGTCTGTTCCAGCAGGATCATTTGACTGACAGCCTGCTCAATCGAATCGGCTCCGGCTTTGGCTTTGCCGGCAGCCTGGGCGGAGGTTGCCGCTACCTGGTCGGTGCTGCTGGCTATGTTGCGGATTTCAAGCGACAGCTGCTCCACCACCATAGCGGTACTATCGACAGCCTTAACCTGGTTTTCCGCAGCACCTGCTACCTCGGTTATAGATACTGCCACCTGATTAGCGGCTTGGGCAGACTGACTTACACTGGTAGAAAGGTCTTCACTGGAAGCCGCCAATTTGCCGGCCACCTCATGCATACTTTCAATCATGTGACAAATGGAATCCAGCATTTTATTCATTTCCTGAGCGATTGCCCCCAGTTCGTCGGCAGACCGGACACGCAACCGGGAAGTAAAGTCGCCGGTACCAATGATCTTAACTACTTCTGATAAATAGGGAATCTCTCTCAACATGTACCGCAATACAAAATACATCAAGCTTACTAAGATAATAATGGTAATGCCGAAGTAGAAAGTCATTTGCGTAAAAAATGCATTAAACTGCTGATATATTTCTTTTTTGGCTGTTACTGTAGCTATCGACCATTTGGCAACCGGCACAGGAGCATAGCCAATACATTGCTCTTCATTATCAATAACTGCCGACTGCAATCCTTTTTCACCGGCAATCATTTTTTTACCGATTACACCCAAGGCACCTTCCATCGCGGCAAGGTTTTCCTTAATCACATATTTTTCATTCGGATGATAAATAATCGTCCCATCAGGGGCTGCCAAAATGGCATACCCGGATTCCCCGATCTTATAGGATTGCATGATTCCCGGCAAAGCATCCAGGAATAAGTCAATTGCCACAATACCGGAAACATTAGGACCATCCTTTACCGGGATCATTACACTCAGAATTACCTTGCCAAATATCTGGTCCATATATGGGTCGGTATAATAAATTCCGCCTGCGGCAACAGCCGGTTTGTACCAGGGCCTCTCATGCAAATTAAAATCCGGTTTTGATAAAACATTGCCTGTGCCAACTAAAAAATTTCCCTTTTCGCTGGCTACCCAGACCATTGCGACATCTTTATCGGTCTGTTTTATGGCTTCCAGGGATTTCAGCACATCACTGTAATACGGATTGCTTACTGCCTCCTCCCGTGAATTGGCAGTTTTAAGATAATTGACAATAGCTTGGTTGGTAGTAATTCCTTTAACAAGCAAACCTTTCTCACTGAAAAACCCATTAACCAGATTAGCAACCGCTAAGCTTTGGGAAACCATGTTATCTTCAATAGTCTTACTGAAAGCTTGTTCCGTGTGTGACTTAACCAGCATGCCGGCAAATAAAAGAAAACCAGTCATGACTAAGAATAATATTAGGGCCGATTTCTTGGCAATTGTCCCCAGCATTTCCTGTTTCCACGTTCCCGTAACTTTACTACCAGACTTCATCCTGTCACTCTCCAATCCAATGCAATTAAAGTAGACTTAACTAGCAAAACTTCCTGTACATCTTGCACAGCTGCCCGGACTATTATGCCTTATAAATAAACGGCCACATGCCTGAGAATATTTCACAGGCATGCAGCCATTTATCATTAAAAATATTTGCCTGTGAGTGACAGCATGCTAATAGCATTGCTGCATTTTCTCACCCTCATGATTTTTTCATGCGTTTAAGGAGCGGCCCCGACATCCCCAGGAACAAAACCAATATTCCTGCCAGAGAAACCAGGCTGCTCGCCTGATGACCGCCAAAATACAATAACGGAAAGGCAACAAGAATTAATATCGGCAGGAATGACGCCAACTGTTGCATATACTCACCACCCAAATTGATATGATGCGAAGACAACCAGGCCAAATACCGCACAAAGCAGCAGGGCTCCCACTAAAACCTTACTGATAACTTCGCCTTCCCGGCCCAGAATCCCGGCTGCGGTTGTCCCCAGCAGAATCTTGCTGGGAGCAATAATGCTGCCAATAGAGCCGCCCACCGTCTGGGCCGCCAACAGCGGTGCCTTGTCGATCTGCAGCATCAGCGCCACCTGCTGTTGAAAACCGCCAAATAATATGTTGGAAGACAAATTACTGCTGGTCATAAAGGTGCCCAAAAGCCCGATAAAGGGAGAAAGTATCGGATAAATTCCACCGGTTACCGAGGCAACCCCCTGAGCCAGCACCGTAGTCTGGCCTGTCTCATCCATTACCTTTGACATGGCAATCAAACCAATAACGGCAATGGCGGAAGGTATGGTTTTCTTCAGCGAATTTTGGATAATGCGCTGCATGCCGCCTGTCTGGATATACCCCCACTGCAGATAGCACAGATAACCAATGATGGCCGCCAATAGCAAAAATGCTCCGGAGTGAATAAGCGGCGCCAGGGGGGCATAGGCCGAATAACTATGGGTCTCAAAGCCCAGCGAGGTTGTTTTGCCGGCAAAAGATAATGCCAGTGTCCACTGCCCGAGATAATTCTTGATACTGTCATTTAAGAGGACGACCACCGCAATAACAATCAAAAAGAAATAAGGAAGAAAGGCCTGCTGGATATTCATTTTATTGCCGGTAACAAGCTCTTCCTGCTTTTCCTCGGCCGGGTCATGCAGTTCTGCCGGCTGACGGTAATAGTCCAGTCTGCCGATAGCAAAGATTAGGCCTAATGATAAAGATACAACCACGAAGTTGCATAACATCGGATTGAGCAAAGCCAGGCCCATCTGTCCTGCCCCCTGCAGCACAGCCAGCAGGATTACGGTAACGGCATTGCGTTTCATACCGCTGTAACCACCGGCCAAAGCGGCAATTAAAAGCCCGGCAATCAGGTTAACAACACCCAGCATACCGGTGGACCATAAAATGGCCTGCTTGAACACCGCCGGATCACTCATATCCGCCTGACTGACCAGGCCATCCCAGGCGATGCCAAGCGTTCCGAAGGTATTGCCCCACGCCTGACCTAAGAGAGTGATCAGCACCGCGGTTAACGGCCTGACACCCATGCTGATCAGGAGCGGCGCTCCCACAACTACCGGTACGCCGAAACCGGTAATCCCTTGCAAAAAGCCGACAAAAATCCAGCCGACAGCCAGTACCTGCAGTACCTTATCTGGCGTAAACTGCTGCATCCCGGCCCGGATTACTGCAAAAGCGCCTGATTCCCGTGATACTTCATAAATAATTAAAGCGGGAAAGACCACTAAAATAATGGATAGGGAATACCACATTCCCTTGGCAACAGCCAAAGCAATCATATCCGCCCCGCCGCCAAAAACCAGATAGGCAGTCAGTATGGAGCACAACAGCCCTGCGGATGCCGCCTCATCACCACCCCATCTACACCGGAGCAGCAGCACTAAAAGCACCAGAATGGGCAGCAAGGCGGCAAACCATTGCATTATATTAATTGACATAATACACCAACCTTTCTCATCACCGGTTATACCTGCGGCAAAACCACCGTACATCAAGCCTGCCAGTGAATAAACAAATAGTTAATAGGCACAATGCACACCGGGCCACATATTTTCCGGCACTGGTCCCTGCCCAACCATTGATTGTATATACAAAGGGACTGCGGAAAACTTATCGCTAAGTTTCCCCCAGCCCCAGGCTGTGAATAAAACCAAATCCTGTTAGCTATTTTCGAATATGGTTCCTTTTCTAAAGCTTGAATCTTTAAAGGCATATTTCGTTAACAGAAGATAAGCAATACCTGCCACAACAAAACCGATAATCCAAGCCAGTTCAACCATTGTAAAGGCAGCACCGGCACCGATAAGCATGGCCCAAATGGCGCTGGGGTTATAGCCGGCAAACGGACCGTCTTCCTTATACAGGTCGGCTACATTTACCTGTTGCTTCCTCAATATATAATACTCAATTAAGATGATAGAAACGATCGGTCCTAAAAACGCGGAGTATATGAGGATGAACATCCCCAGACCCTCTGCCGAGGAATCCTGTACAAGCACCCACGGGCATGCGCCCAATGCGAGCAGGCCGGATATGGTAACAGCCACTTTGTAATTTAATTTGGTAATCAGCGTAATAACATAGGTCGGCGGAATAATATTGGCAACCATATTTACAGCAATCGCACCCATAACAATAAAGGCGGAGACAAAGAAGGTGATATACGAGTTGTTGATTACGATGGCAAACGCTTTCACCGGATTGGAGATACCGGTTGCGGCAGCCAGCATGGCGCCTATGCAAAGTACGAAGCCGTAAGCTACTACTATGGGGAAGAAGTATAAGAACCCGCGTTTGGCATCACTGATACCTGTTTTTAATTCCCGTGAATAGTCGGCTGCGCTTAAAAAGATAGCCGCATAATTGCCCATAAACATCATGATGAAAGCGAAGAACGGTAAACCCCAGGTACCTTTAGCGTGAACCCATTTTTCCACAATAACAGCACTGTGGGAGCTCAGAAGAACGTAGAATACATAGACCAGCGCCACCATAATGACGGTGGATATAACCGATTCCACCCACTTAATGGCATGGAACCCATAGAGAGAAAGCACAATTTGCACCAGTTGCAGCACCACAAAGCAGGCAAAAATGTTATCAAAGCTGCCACCGGTAACAATCTTGGCAATTTCATTTAAGGCCGTGCCGCCGATCCAGCTTTGGAAGCCATACCAAACGATGGCCGGAATACCGCGCAGCAGGGAGGAAACAATCGAGCCCTTTATGCCGAAAGACATTCTGAGCTGCACAACATAGGGGATTCCTGTCCGGTAACCGACCCTGTCATTCAGGGTGAAAAC
Proteins encoded in this window:
- a CDS encoding L-lactate permease is translated as MSINIMQWFAALLPILVLLVLLLRCRWGGDEAASAGLLCSILTAYLVFGGGADMIALAVAKGMWYSLSIILVVFPALIIYEVSRESGAFAVIRAGMQQFTPDKVLQVLAVGWIFVGFLQGITGFGVPVVVGAPLLISMGVRPLTAVLITLLGQAWGNTFGTLGIAWDGLVSQADMSDPAVFKQAILWSTGMLGVVNLIAGLLIAALAGGYSGMKRNAVTVILLAVLQGAGQMGLALLNPMLCNFVVVSLSLGLIFAIGRLDYYRQPAELHDPAEEKQEELVTGNKMNIQQAFLPYFFLIVIAVVVLLNDSIKNYLGQWTLALSFAGKTTSLGFETHSYSAYAPLAPLIHSGAFLLLAAIIGYLCYLQWGYIQTGGMQRIIQNSLKKTIPSAIAVIGLIAMSKVMDETGQTTVLAQGVASVTGGIYPILSPFIGLLGTFMTSSNLSSNILFGGFQQQVALMLQIDKAPLLAAQTVGGSIGSIIAPSKILLGTTAAGILGREGEVISKVLVGALLLCAVFGLVVFASYQFGW
- a CDS encoding methyl-accepting chemotaxis protein gives rise to the protein MKSGSKVTGTWKQEMLGTIAKKSALILFLVMTGFLLFAGMLVKSHTEQAFSKTIEDNMVSQSLAVANLVNGFFSEKGLLVKGITTNQAIVNYLKTANSREEAVSNPYYSDVLKSLEAIKQTDKDVAMVWVASEKGNFLVGTGNVLSKPDFNLHERPWYKPAVAAGGIYYTDPYMDQIFGKVILSVMIPVKDGPNVSGIVAIDLFLDALPGIMQSYKIGESGYAILAAPDGTIIYHPNEKYVIKENLAAMEGALGVIGKKMIAGEKGLQSAVIDNEEQCIGYAPVPVAKWSIATVTAKKEIYQQFNAFFTQMTFYFGITIIILVSLMYFVLRYMLREIPYLSEVVKIIGTGDFTSRLRVRSADELGAIAQEMNKMLDSICHMIESMHEVAGKLAASSEDLSTSVSQSAQAANQVAVSITEVAGAAENQVKAVDSTAMVVEQLSLEIRNIASSTDQVAATSAQAAGKAKAGADSIEQAVSQMILLEQTVNNSAGVVTKLGERSKEIGQIVDTISGIAGQTNLLALNAAIEAARAGEQGRGFAVVAEEVRKLAEQSQDAAKKIAELISEIQGDTNQAVVAMVEGTQEAKIGTAVVQTAGSTFGDIAALVTQVSAQVKEISAAIQLMVNDSRHIVSSVQEIDSLSKAAAGEAQTISAAIEEQSASMAEMSMASQSLAAIAQSLKATVSKFKVS
- a CDS encoding NCS1 family transporter, with product MSANTEYNQPQAGQQDMGVDESLSPKAESARTVGPVDYMFMWLGDGVNLGNMTLGASLVVAGIATLNIFQTFAAAIIAIGIISAVFTLNDRVGYRTGIPYVVQLRMSFGIKGSIVSSLLRGIPAIVWYGFQSWIGGTALNEIAKIVTGGSFDNIFACFVVLQLVQIVLSLYGFHAIKWVESVISTVIMVALVYVFYVLLSSHSAVIVEKWVHAKGTWGLPFFAFIMMFMGNYAAIFLSAADYSRELKTGISDAKRGFLYFFPIVVAYGFVLCIGAMLAAATGISNPVKAFAIVINNSYITFFVSAFIVMGAIAVNMVANIIPPTYVITLITKLNYKVAVTISGLLALGACPWVLVQDSSAEGLGMFILIYSAFLGPIVSIILIEYYILRKQQVNVADLYKEDGPFAGYNPSAIWAMLIGAGAAFTMVELAWIIGFVVAGIAYLLLTKYAFKDSSFRKGTIFENS
- a CDS encoding DEAD/DEAH box helicase, with amino-acid sequence MEKFKELGISDTIIRALSDMGFEEPTPIQAQAIPTLLSGKDLVGQAQTGTGKTAAFGIPLLENIKTASGAIYGIILAPTRELAIQVAEEMNKLGQFSNINTLPIYGGQDIQRQIKALQRKPQIIVATPGRLMDHMERRTIKLTDVRMVVLDEADEMLNMGFIEDIEKILSATPDSRQTLLFSATMPRQIQNLAQKFLKEPALISVKAKEVTVPLIEQYYMELQDRQKFDVLCRLLDIQSPELAIVFGRTKRRVDELFEALKKRGYSAEGIHGDLTQPKRDAVIRQFREGTIDILVATDVAARGLDVSGVTHVYNFDIPQDPESYVHRVGRTGRAGQTGSAMTFVIPRELEHLRSIERLTKRKIVRMPVPTLSEAIEGQQRLAVEKLLNQIEEGNLESYRGRAEDLLAETDSVSLISAALKLLTKEPDTTPIKITEEAPLRSRSFGGRRKPPENRKGAPSGKPRYKSGGFKK